The genomic DNA TGTCGAGCACCTTGGTTGTCATGGCGTTTCCTCGCTGTTCCCGGGGTCGTGACCTCACTGTCGCCAACCGTGGCCACGAGCGGGAACGACAGCGCGCACCCGTTTCGCACCGGGCCCGGTGCACCGTGCACAAGTCGGCCGAGCAGTGCCGAAAGCCTTGTGGCACCCCCACCTGCGTGATAGACGTTTGCGTCGTTTACCGCTACTAAACACCCCTGGCGAGCCCGTACCGGGCCGTCGGTCGAAAGGTGGCCACATGGCCGATCTCTTCGCCGGAGGGCACGTCGACCCCCCTGGGGGCGCCGCAGGCCCGGCCGATCCACTGCACCGCGGACTCGGTGTCCCGCAGATCGTGTTCATGGTCGTTGCCGCGGCGGCGCCGCTCGGGATGGTGGCCGGTTCGGTGCCCGTCGCTTTCGCCGCGAGCGGCAGCCCCGCGATTCCACTGTTCTTCGTGCTGTCCACCGCGTTGCTGCTGGTCTTCGCCGTCGGCTTCACCTCGATGGCCCAGCGAGTGCGCAACGCCGGCGCCTTCTACGCCTACGTCCAGGCCGGGCTGGGCCGGATACCGGGCCTGTCGGCCGCGACCCTCGCGCTCTTCTCCTACACGCTGCTCCTCGTTGGGGTGAACGCCTACGTCGGCGTCGCGACGAGGAACGTCATCGAGCGGTGCACCGGCCTCGGCTCGCCGTGGTGGGTGTGGGCCCTGGTCTCGCTGGGGATCGTCGCCTTCCTCGGCTACCGCGACATCGAGCTGAGCGCCAGGGTCCTCGGCGTGGTGCTGGTGCTGGAATCGCTCCTGCTCCTGGTCATGGATTTCGGGATCGTGGGCCACGGCGGCGCCCACGGCCTGTCGGCGACGCCGCTGCTGCCCTCGACCCTGGGCACCGGCGCCCCGGGCCTCGGCATGATGTTCGCCTTCTTCGGGTTCATCGGCTTCGAGGCGACAGCCGTGTTCCGCGACGAAGCCAGGGCCCCTGACGTCACGGTCCCGCGCGCGACGTACCTCGCGATCGCGGTGATCGGCGTCTTCTACGCGGCCACCGTCTGGGCGGTCGTGGTCGGGATCGGCGTCGACTCGGTGGCCGACGCCGCGAAGGCCGACCCCGAGGGCCTGGTCCTCGGGCTGGCGCGGCGCTACGTCGGCCCCCTCTGGTTCGACGTGATGCAAGTGCTCCTGATCACCAGCCAGTTCGCCTGCGTGCTGGCCTTCCACAACGTGGTGACCCGCTACCAGTTGGCGCTGTCCAGAGCCGGCGCACTCCCGGCGCCGCTGGGCGTCGTTCACCCCCGGCACCGTGCCCCGTCGTCCTCCTCCGCGGTCGTTTCGGCGGCCGCGTTCGCCACCACCCTGGTCGTCATCGCTTCCCGCCTCGATCCGATCGGGAACGTCTACGCCTGGTTCTCCGGCGCTTCCACCCTCGGCATCGTCGTGCTGATGGCGGCCACCAGTCTCGCGGTCATCGGATACTTCCGGCGCGTGGCGGAGCGGCGGTCCGCGTGGCGCACGATCGTCGCCCCGGTGCTGTCCTTCCTCGGCCTGGCGGGCCTGGTCTGCCTGGTCGTCGCCAACCTCCCGCTCCTCGTCGGCACCACCGAGGGCGCCTGGGTGATGGGCGGCCTCGTCGCCCTGTCGGCCGTGGCCGGCCTGGTGCAGGCACTCGTCCTGCGCACGTGTCACCCCACCACCTACCAACGACTCGATGCGGGGGTCCCCCATGAGTGAGCACAGCACGACGGACGAACTGGCCGAGCGGGTGAGGGATTTCATCGCCGAGGAGGTCCTCCCCGTCGACGACGCGTTCGACGGCGACGTCCGGGCCGCCGGAGGAGAGGCGCTGCGGATCCGGCTGCAGGGCCTGGCACGGGAGCGCGGTCTGCTGGCCCCGCACGGCCCGGTGGAGCACGGCGGGCTCGGCCTCGGCATGGTCGACCGGATCGAGGTGTTCGAGGCGGCGGGCCGCTCGCTGTTCGGGCCGATGGCGATCAACGTCAACGCCCCGGACGAGGGCAACATCCACCTGCTCGACCGCATCGCCTCTCCCGCCCAGCGGGAGCGCTACCTGGCGCCCCTGGTGCAGGGCCGGTGCCGCTCGGCGTTCGCCATGACCGAGCCCTCACCCGGCGCCGGATCCGACCCCGGCATGCTGCGCACCACGGCGCGCCGCGTCGACGGCGGCTGGCTGATCGAGGGCCGGAAGCGGTTCATCACGGGGGCCGACGGAGCGGGCTTCCTGATCATCATGGCCCGCACCAGCGGTGAGCCCGGCTCGGCCGGCGGCGCGACGATGTTCCTCGCCCCCGCCGACTCACCCGGCATCGAGGTGGTACGGCACGTCGAGACGGTCGACCGGAGCATGCTCGGCGGGCACTGCGAACTCCGCTTCACCGACCTGTTCGTGCCCGACGACGACGTCCTGGGCGGCGTCGACGAGGGCATGCGCTACGCGCAGGTCCGGCTCGGCCCCGCCCGGATGACCCACGTGATGCGCTGGACGGGCGCGGCGCAGCGGGCCCACGAGACGGCCCTGCGCTACGTCAGCGACCGGGAGGCCTTCGGCTCGCGGCTCGCCGACCAGGGGATGATCCACCAGATGATCGGCGACAGCGAGATCGACCTCGCCGCCACCCGGGCGCTGCTGCTCGACGCGTGCCGGCGCCTCGACGCCGGCGAACGCGCCTCCCGGGAGACCTCGATCACCAAGACGTTCGCGGCCGAGGCGCTGCACCGGGTCGTCGACCGGGCGGTGCAGATGTGCGGCGGCCTCGGCGTCTCCCGCGACCTGCCAGTCGCCAAGATCGCCCGCGAGCTGCGGCCGTTCCGGATCTACGACGGCCCCTCCGAGGTGCACCGCTGGTCCCTCGCCCGCCGCGCACTGCGCACCGTCGCGGGGCGGTGACCGGATGAGCGACGACACGGCCGCCACCACCCCGCCCGGCACGCGGCTCACCGACGCCGAACTCACCCGACTGGCCACGGCGCTGCGCGGGAGGGGCACGACACCGGCCGGCCCCCTGCGGGCCGAACAGATCGCCGGAGGACGCTCCAACCTCACCTACCGGCTCACCGACGGTGCGTCGACCTGGGTGCTGCGCACCCCGCCGCGCGCCGGACACACGCCGTCCGCCCACGACGTGGCGCGGGAGTTCACGGTCACCTCGGCCCTACTCCCGACCGAGGTGCCGGTGGCGCGGCCCGTACTGCTGGTGGAGGACCCGTCCGTGCTCGGCGTGCCGTTCACCGTCGTCGAGCACGTCCCCGCCCGGTCGCTCCGTCTCGCCACCGAACTGGCGCCGCTCGGCGACGCGGAGGTCGACGACGTCGTCACCCGGCTGATCGAGGTGCTCGCCGCCCTGCACCGGGTCGACCACGTCGCGGTCGGACTGGAACGGTTCGGCCGCCCGGACGCCTACGCCGAGCGGCAGCTCAGACGGTGGGCCGGCCAGTGGACGCTGGTCGGGGCGCCCGGGCTGGCCGCGACCGGCGAGCGGGTCGCGGAGCTGCTGCGCGCACGCCTGCCGGCCCAGCACCACGTCTCGGTCGTGCACGGCGACTACCGCCTCGACAACACCCTGGTCCGCCTCGGCCGCGCGACCGGCAGGGCCGAGATCGCCGCGGTCGTCGACTGGGAGCTGTCCACCATCGGCGACCCGGTGGCCGACGTCGCCCTGATGTGCGCCTACCGCGACCAGGTCTTCGACCTCATCGTCGGCGCGCCCAGCTCCTGGACCAGCCCCCGGCTGCCCGAGGCGTCCGGCCTCGCGGAACGGTACGAGCGGGCCGGGGGCGTCCCGCTCCGCAACTGGGAGTTCCACCTCGCCCTGGCCTACTTCAAGATCGGCGTCATCGCCGCCGGCATCGCCCACCGCCACCGGGCGGGCGCCGGCGACGGCGACGCGGGCTACGCCGGTGCCGGCGAATCCGTCGCCCGCTACTTCGACCTCGCGCACGACGCACTGCAGGGGACGGCATGACGAACTCCTCCACCCGGACCGCACTGGTCACCGGCGCTTCCCGCGGCATCGGCCGGGGCATCGCCACCCGGCTCGCCCGGCACGGGTGGGGCCTGACGGTCACCGCCCGCAACGCCGACCACCTGACCGAACTCGCCGAGGAGCTGCGCACCGCCGGCGCGCCGCACGTCGCGCGGCTGGCCGTCGACCTCGCCGCCGACGACGCGGCCGACCGGCTCGCCGAGCTGCACCGGCACGCCTTCGGCGCGATGAGCGCCCTGGTCCTCAACGCCGGTGTCGGCACGGTCTCTCGCGCCGCCGACTTCCCGGCGCACCGGATGGCCAAGACCCTGCAGGTCAACCTGGTGACCTCGATGCGACTGACCCAGCGGGCACTGCCGCTGCTCCGCAAGGGCGCCGCCGCCGACCCGCGGCACGGCGCCAGCATCATCGGGCTGTCGTCGATCACCGGTGTCCACGCCGACGCCGGCTACTCGGTCTACGGCGCCAGCAAGGCGGCCCTGCTGCGGTACCTGGAGGCCGTCCACCAGGAGGAGTCCGCGGTCGGCGTCCGGGCAACCTCGATCGCGCCGGGCTACGTCGCCACCGACATGACCTCGTGGATCGCGGACCGGGTGCCCGCCGCGTCGATGATCGCCGTCGAGGACGTGGTCGAGGTGGTCGACATGGTGCTGCGGCTGTCCCGCACCGCCGGTGTGGCACCGATCGTGATGACCCGAGCCGGGACCTCGGGATTCCAGGCCTGAGCCGCCCCCCACCGGATGAGGAAGGTACGTCGACGATGACCCCGCCCAACCCCGAAGTCCTGCCCGACGAGCGGCCCTGGCTCACGAGCTATCCCGCCGGCACCGACCCCGACCCGGTACTCCGCTACGCCTGCCTCGCCGAGGCCTGGGACGCGCGCGTGGCGAGGGCGCCCCACCGCGTGCTCGTCCGGTACTTCGACGGCGCGCTGACCGCCGCCCAGGTCGACGCGGCCTCGGACGCCCTCGCGGCCGCGCTCCAGGACCGGGGCGTCGGCCGGGGCGACCGGGTCGCGATCCACCTGCAGAGCGTGCCGCACTACCTGGTCGTCCTCCTCGCCCTGTGGAAGACCGGCGCGATCGGCGTGCCGCTCAACCCGATGTACCGCGGCCGCGAACTGCGCCGACTGGTCGACGACTGCCGGCCGGTGGGCGTCTTCGCGGCCCACACCGACGCAGCCGAGATGACGGCCGCCCTCGCCGGCTCGTCCGTCACCTGGGTGATCGGCGTCAACGACCGCGACTGGCAGACCCGCAACGACGACCGCGTGGCCTGGGGCGCCGCGTCCAGCGAGCTGGCGGACCTGTCGGCGCTGGTGGCGCAGTACGCGGGACACCGTCCGCGGCGGCCGGCCGTCGGCGCCGACGACACGGCGCTGATCTGTTACACCTCCGGCACCACCGGGCCGCCCAAGGGCGCGCTGAACAGCCACGGCAACGTGCTGCACTCCGCCGCGAACTTCGGCGCCTGGGTGCGTCTCGGGCCCGACGACGTCGTACTGGGCATCGCCCCGCTGTTCCACATCTCCGGCGTGATCCTCAACGCCGCCACCGCCGTCCTCAACGACGCGGCACTCGTGCTCGTCGGCCGCTACCGGCCCGAGGTCGTGCTCGACGCGTTCGCCGAGCACGGCGTCACCTTCACCCTCGGATCGATCACCGCGTTCAACGCCCTGATGGCGCTCGAACACGCCGGTGCCGACCACCTGCGCCGCGTGCGGCTGCTCTACTCCGGCGGCGCTCCCGTACCGCCGGCCACCGTGGAGGCGTTCCAGGAGCGGTTCGGCCACTACCTCCACAACGTCTGGGGGATGACCGAGACCACCGCGGGCGGCATCGCCGTGCCCCCGGGACGCCGCGCGCGCCTCCACGCCGCCGACGGCACCCTCTCGGTCG from Kitasatospora terrestris includes the following:
- a CDS encoding phosphotransferase family protein, with translation MSDDTAATTPPGTRLTDAELTRLATALRGRGTTPAGPLRAEQIAGGRSNLTYRLTDGASTWVLRTPPRAGHTPSAHDVAREFTVTSALLPTEVPVARPVLLVEDPSVLGVPFTVVEHVPARSLRLATELAPLGDAEVDDVVTRLIEVLAALHRVDHVAVGLERFGRPDAYAERQLRRWAGQWTLVGAPGLAATGERVAELLRARLPAQHHVSVVHGDYRLDNTLVRLGRATGRAEIAAVVDWELSTIGDPVADVALMCAYRDQVFDLIVGAPSSWTSPRLPEASGLAERYERAGGVPLRNWEFHLALAYFKIGVIAAGIAHRHRAGAGDGDAGYAGAGESVARYFDLAHDALQGTA
- a CDS encoding acyl-CoA dehydrogenase family protein, whose protein sequence is MSEHSTTDELAERVRDFIAEEVLPVDDAFDGDVRAAGGEALRIRLQGLARERGLLAPHGPVEHGGLGLGMVDRIEVFEAAGRSLFGPMAINVNAPDEGNIHLLDRIASPAQRERYLAPLVQGRCRSAFAMTEPSPGAGSDPGMLRTTARRVDGGWLIEGRKRFITGADGAGFLIIMARTSGEPGSAGGATMFLAPADSPGIEVVRHVETVDRSMLGGHCELRFTDLFVPDDDVLGGVDEGMRYAQVRLGPARMTHVMRWTGAAQRAHETALRYVSDREAFGSRLADQGMIHQMIGDSEIDLAATRALLLDACRRLDAGERASRETSITKTFAAEALHRVVDRAVQMCGGLGVSRDLPVAKIARELRPFRIYDGPSEVHRWSLARRALRTVAGR
- a CDS encoding SDR family oxidoreductase yields the protein MTNSSTRTALVTGASRGIGRGIATRLARHGWGLTVTARNADHLTELAEELRTAGAPHVARLAVDLAADDAADRLAELHRHAFGAMSALVLNAGVGTVSRAADFPAHRMAKTLQVNLVTSMRLTQRALPLLRKGAAADPRHGASIIGLSSITGVHADAGYSVYGASKAALLRYLEAVHQEESAVGVRATSIAPGYVATDMTSWIADRVPAASMIAVEDVVEVVDMVLRLSRTAGVAPIVMTRAGTSGFQA
- a CDS encoding class I adenylate-forming enzyme family protein; its protein translation is MTPPNPEVLPDERPWLTSYPAGTDPDPVLRYACLAEAWDARVARAPHRVLVRYFDGALTAAQVDAASDALAAALQDRGVGRGDRVAIHLQSVPHYLVVLLALWKTGAIGVPLNPMYRGRELRRLVDDCRPVGVFAAHTDAAEMTAALAGSSVTWVIGVNDRDWQTRNDDRVAWGAASSELADLSALVAQYAGHRPRRPAVGADDTALICYTSGTTGPPKGALNSHGNVLHSAANFGAWVRLGPDDVVLGIAPLFHISGVILNAATAVLNDAALVLVGRYRPEVVLDAFAEHGVTFTLGSITAFNALMALEHAGADHLRRVRLLYSGGAPVPPATVEAFQERFGHYLHNVWGMTETTAGGIAVPPGRRARLHAADGTLSVGVPTPGVVVRVVDAEGTGLPCGTAGELEISAPQVISGYWQKPDSSAAALPQGRLRTGDVAVLDPDGWVYLVDRLKDQINTSGYKVWPREVEDALYEHPAVFEAAVVGEADAYRGEAVVAHVSLKPGATATADELHAFVRGRLAAYKRPRRIHLVDELPKTATGKIRRQELRKRD
- a CDS encoding APC family permease → MADLFAGGHVDPPGGAAGPADPLHRGLGVPQIVFMVVAAAAPLGMVAGSVPVAFAASGSPAIPLFFVLSTALLLVFAVGFTSMAQRVRNAGAFYAYVQAGLGRIPGLSAATLALFSYTLLLVGVNAYVGVATRNVIERCTGLGSPWWVWALVSLGIVAFLGYRDIELSARVLGVVLVLESLLLLVMDFGIVGHGGAHGLSATPLLPSTLGTGAPGLGMMFAFFGFIGFEATAVFRDEARAPDVTVPRATYLAIAVIGVFYAATVWAVVVGIGVDSVADAAKADPEGLVLGLARRYVGPLWFDVMQVLLITSQFACVLAFHNVVTRYQLALSRAGALPAPLGVVHPRHRAPSSSSAVVSAAAFATTLVVIASRLDPIGNVYAWFSGASTLGIVVLMAATSLAVIGYFRRVAERRSAWRTIVAPVLSFLGLAGLVCLVVANLPLLVGTTEGAWVMGGLVALSAVAGLVQALVLRTCHPTTYQRLDAGVPHE